The following are encoded in a window of Sinorhizobium sojae CCBAU 05684 genomic DNA:
- the gndA gene encoding NADP-dependent phosphogluconate dehydrogenase produces MSQAEIGLIGLGVMGANLALNIAEKGNRIAVFNRTVETTRKFHADAGELKSQIVPCETIEAFVAAIRPPRPIIIMIKAGEAVDQQMEALKPHLAGGDIMIDAGNANFRDTMRRFDALKDTGLTFIGMGVSGGEEGARHGPSIMVGGTEESYARVEKVLTSIAAKYDGEPCVAWLGENGAGHFVKTIHNGIEYADMQMIAEIYGILRDGLKMTAEEIGDVFGTWNRGRLNSYLIEITEKVLEATDPLTGKPMVDMILDKAGQKGTGKWSAIEAQNMGVPATAIEAAVAARSISSMKGEREAAEKILGLPSIGEFQVADRAAFIKDLENALLAAKIGAYAQGFAVMSAASKEFGWSLPMPTIARIWRAGCIIRSQFLDEITSAFTKAPDAANLIVTPAFAAMVKETDGALRRIVSAAVLGGLPVPALASALGYFDSYRRGRGTANLIQAQRDFFGAHGFDRVDGADSHHGPWGSV; encoded by the coding sequence GTGTCACAGGCGGAAATCGGCCTAATCGGTCTCGGCGTCATGGGGGCCAACCTCGCGCTCAACATCGCCGAGAAGGGCAACAGGATCGCGGTCTTCAACCGTACGGTCGAGACGACGCGAAAGTTCCATGCCGATGCCGGTGAACTCAAAAGCCAGATCGTCCCCTGCGAAACGATCGAGGCGTTCGTCGCCGCGATCCGTCCGCCGCGGCCGATCATCATCATGATCAAGGCGGGCGAGGCGGTCGACCAGCAGATGGAGGCCTTGAAGCCCCATCTCGCCGGGGGCGACATCATGATCGATGCCGGCAACGCCAATTTCCGCGATACGATGCGCCGCTTCGACGCCTTGAAGGATACAGGCCTGACCTTCATCGGCATGGGCGTTTCGGGCGGCGAGGAGGGCGCACGCCACGGACCGTCGATCATGGTCGGCGGCACGGAGGAGTCCTATGCCCGCGTGGAAAAGGTGCTGACCTCGATCGCCGCGAAATATGACGGCGAGCCCTGCGTCGCCTGGCTCGGCGAAAACGGCGCCGGCCACTTCGTCAAGACGATCCACAACGGCATCGAATATGCCGACATGCAGATGATCGCCGAAATCTACGGCATCCTGCGCGACGGCCTGAAGATGACGGCCGAGGAGATCGGCGACGTCTTCGGCACCTGGAACAGGGGCCGCCTCAATTCCTACCTGATCGAGATCACCGAAAAGGTGCTGGAGGCGACAGACCCGCTCACCGGCAAGCCGATGGTCGACATGATCCTCGACAAGGCCGGCCAGAAGGGCACCGGCAAGTGGTCGGCGATCGAGGCGCAGAACATGGGCGTGCCCGCGACCGCCATCGAAGCCGCCGTTGCCGCCCGCAGCATCTCCTCAATGAAGGGCGAGCGCGAAGCCGCCGAGAAGATCCTCGGCCTGCCGTCGATCGGCGAATTTCAGGTCGCCGACAGGGCGGCGTTCATCAAGGATCTCGAGAATGCGCTGCTCGCCGCCAAGATCGGCGCCTATGCGCAGGGCTTTGCCGTGATGTCGGCCGCCTCGAAGGAATTCGGCTGGAGCCTGCCGATGCCGACGATCGCGAGGATCTGGCGCGCCGGCTGCATCATCCGCTCGCAGTTCCTCGACGAGATCACCTCGGCCTTCACCAAGGCGCCGGATGCCGCGAACCTGATCGTCACCCCGGCCTTCGCGGCGATGGTCAAGGAAACCGACGGGGCGTTGCGCCGCATCGTCTCGGCGGCGGTGCTCGGCGGACTGCCGGTGCCGGCGCTCGCCTCCGCGCTCGGCTATTTCGACAGCTATCGCCGCGGCCGCGGCACGGCCAACCTGATCCAGGCGCAGCGCGACTTCTTCGGCGCTCACGGCTTCGACCGCGTCGACGGCGCCGACAGTCATCATGGGCCATGGGGCAGCGTTTGA